A genomic region of Arvicola amphibius chromosome X, mArvAmp1.2, whole genome shotgun sequence contains the following coding sequences:
- the Fam104b gene encoding protein FAM104B isoform X4, with protein MRKRRRDENEEANHDDRHPKRNKQDQAFQDPHAIESSSSDYERNHSSINNPVRGSVPESSLNQSIAELYSNIPEFSHEDYALCQGQGPYSHINQILKEAHFYSLQQRGQSPT; from the exons ATGAG gaaaaggagaagagatgaGAACGAGGAGGCCAACCATGATGACCGTCATCCAAAGAGGAATAAGCAGGACCAGGCCTTCCAGGACCCTCACGCTATAGAG tcGTCAAGCAGTGATTATGAAAGAAACCACAGCAGCATCAATAACCCAGTACGAGGAAGTGTACCAGAAAGCAGCTTAAACCAGAGCATTGCTGAACTTTACTCCAATATCCCCGAGTTCTCACACGAGGACTATGCACTGTGCCAAGGCCAAGGTCCTTACTCCCACATTAACCAGATCTTGAAGGAGGCCCATTTCTACAGCCTACAGCAGAGAGGACAATCACCGACGTGA
- the Fam104b gene encoding protein FAM104B isoform X2 codes for MDDPPKMDDPPMKRRRDENEEANHDDRHPKRNKQDQAFQDPHAIESSSSDYERNHSSINNPVRGSVPESSLNQSIAELYSNIPEFSHEDYALCQGQGPYSHINQILKEAHFYSLQQRGQSPT; via the exons ATGGATGATCCTCCGAAGATGGACGATCCTCCGAT gaaaaggagaagagatgaGAACGAGGAGGCCAACCATGATGACCGTCATCCAAAGAGGAATAAGCAGGACCAGGCCTTCCAGGACCCTCACGCTATAGAG tcGTCAAGCAGTGATTATGAAAGAAACCACAGCAGCATCAATAACCCAGTACGAGGAAGTGTACCAGAAAGCAGCTTAAACCAGAGCATTGCTGAACTTTACTCCAATATCCCCGAGTTCTCACACGAGGACTATGCACTGTGCCAAGGCCAAGGTCCTTACTCCCACATTAACCAGATCTTGAAGGAGGCCCATTTCTACAGCCTACAGCAGAGAGGACAATCACCGACGTGA
- the Fam104b gene encoding protein FAM104B isoform X3, with protein MITGVMSGKSRKRRRDENEEANHDDRHPKRNKQDQAFQDPHAIESSSSDYERNHSSINNPVRGSVPESSLNQSIAELYSNIPEFSHEDYALCQGQGPYSHINQILKEAHFYSLQQRGQSPT; from the exons gaaaaggagaagagatgaGAACGAGGAGGCCAACCATGATGACCGTCATCCAAAGAGGAATAAGCAGGACCAGGCCTTCCAGGACCCTCACGCTATAGAG tcGTCAAGCAGTGATTATGAAAGAAACCACAGCAGCATCAATAACCCAGTACGAGGAAGTGTACCAGAAAGCAGCTTAAACCAGAGCATTGCTGAACTTTACTCCAATATCCCCGAGTTCTCACACGAGGACTATGCACTGTGCCAAGGCCAAGGTCCTTACTCCCACATTAACCAGATCTTGAAGGAGGCCCATTTCTACAGCCTACAGCAGAGAGGACAATCACCGACGTGA
- the Fam104b gene encoding protein FAM104B isoform X5, translated as MWKRRRDENEEANHDDRHPKRNKQDQAFQDPHAIESSSSDYERNHSSINNPVRGSVPESSLNQSIAELYSNIPEFSHEDYALCQGQGPYSHINQILKEAHFYSLQQRGQSPT; from the exons ATGTG gaaaaggagaagagatgaGAACGAGGAGGCCAACCATGATGACCGTCATCCAAAGAGGAATAAGCAGGACCAGGCCTTCCAGGACCCTCACGCTATAGAG tcGTCAAGCAGTGATTATGAAAGAAACCACAGCAGCATCAATAACCCAGTACGAGGAAGTGTACCAGAAAGCAGCTTAAACCAGAGCATTGCTGAACTTTACTCCAATATCCCCGAGTTCTCACACGAGGACTATGCACTGTGCCAAGGCCAAGGTCCTTACTCCCACATTAACCAGATCTTGAAGGAGGCCCATTTCTACAGCCTACAGCAGAGAGGACAATCACCGACGTGA
- the Fam104b gene encoding protein FAM104B isoform X1: protein MVSRAGLKRGFLCLNGSPVPLLRKRRRDENEEANHDDRHPKRNKQDQAFQDPHAIESSSSDYERNHSSINNPVRGSVPESSLNQSIAELYSNIPEFSHEDYALCQGQGPYSHINQILKEAHFYSLQQRGQSPT, encoded by the exons ATGGTTTCGCGGGCGGGacttaagagaggcttcctttgTTTGAATGGTTCTCCAGTCCCCTTGCTCAG gaaaaggagaagagatgaGAACGAGGAGGCCAACCATGATGACCGTCATCCAAAGAGGAATAAGCAGGACCAGGCCTTCCAGGACCCTCACGCTATAGAG tcGTCAAGCAGTGATTATGAAAGAAACCACAGCAGCATCAATAACCCAGTACGAGGAAGTGTACCAGAAAGCAGCTTAAACCAGAGCATTGCTGAACTTTACTCCAATATCCCCGAGTTCTCACACGAGGACTATGCACTGTGCCAAGGCCAAGGTCCTTACTCCCACATTAACCAGATCTTGAAGGAGGCCCATTTCTACAGCCTACAGCAGAGAGGACAATCACCGACGTGA